The Chiroxiphia lanceolata isolate bChiLan1 chromosome 24, bChiLan1.pri, whole genome shotgun sequence genome has a segment encoding these proteins:
- the CLSPN gene encoding claspin isoform X5: protein MAAAPGVATAVDLAELPLADLNPDLQKALDSDSDSGQGSCETGQGSASCEDRDSEEEIFVRKKGKSKKVLQDSESEDGEERGSSLQEETLGGDKENGEEKENVAAQRDKKSSRIRQALLDSEDSDTGDQLQTENLETGRMPALAQGELGEERPLKSGKNYRKHKHDVEEEAERKAVGKSRRRKEKEKRMEVLKQPKKEKKPGTEVDGGKRFPFNDSGCLLDDKELFDNGLEEEDDHPPEDEESLESIRAAVKNKVKKHKNKERFLESEGYKHVFEEEDEEPVLKEPKRKERKAARLSKEAIKQLHSETQRLIRESSVSLPYHVPETKTIHDFYRRRPRPACQGSAMALLKSSKYQLPLNEESAATGNLSRDCKEGPVEGDQSAAAEPERSLGRDVDAAVNEPLAAVGKNLPEDCAEQPRQDNEGSCAVGTVATGDNTEEQQLSNLLSTDGGEQKESEIPLAAGDALEQRGQTAPDVPGETNSHQAGPGLVAQPEKVRKSKLDKLRELGIDLSIKPRICSDNESFINLDEADSNKELEALKARFLKHTLRTSKSKPERAINMNIIRKETTSDGKEELRADVVPAVLAAESLEEMAHTKPGEKLQALKAKLQEAMKLRRTEERQKRQALFKLDNEEMLEEEEEEEEEMTDESEEEEEGDHEESEFLLDEAEEDNEDTEGKHVEDGDKETDKESVDGEKLEKSEHCDSVLKHPSTESTLMLFKDSSSKMGYSLPDEKLEMEEAADKGSTKLEDDDSFSLPTLAKDNSHNSSFEFIGSMIPSYQPCNKQASRGGTFFPAAGGFRSPSPGFFKTSFISSASKSSGKTSEPSLPIEDSQDLYNASPEPKSLFPGAGESRFQFSLEDDTQSQLLDADGFLNVGQHRNKYQSSKHQLPLASMDENAMDANMDELLDLCSGQFSSQAEHVPNPSSSKKQNMEELLNLCSGKFVSQSSPTWASSVSSKAEKDSDIEDPMAEALELCSGSFPTDREEEEEEEQEELDGFQLLTDEDAFASEEDEKDGDSATEEAETSDEEEAVLRHRQGLKKKLKLRDFMEEEAELSGSDVGSEDEYDGEDLNEYEEELIDEELPSEVELGNQIHKLHMKAMLDDDKRQLRLYQERYLPDGDLHSDGPGRTRRFRWKNIDFASQMDLFQGDSDNDEDNEQFDETEVKWRKERFEREQWLREQKEKNKEQEEEEEEIGEDSEFMKLAKKVTAKSLQKKASPAVVARDTALLPRNPFEAFRPASDSQIKNGSLLKRPKAVLQKLAAMSDLNPNAPRNSRNFVFHTLSPEKSEEAKEKSKPQVKKRGPSAVVTSLAKRPRVESTEETSQSRSIFQFLES, encoded by the exons ATTCAGAGGAAGAGATTTTTGTAcgtaagaaaggaaaaagcaagaagGTGCTCCAGGACAGTGAGAGTGAAGATGGAGAGGAGAGAGGCTCGTCCCTGCAGGAGGAGACTCTGGGTGGAGACAAGGaaaatggggaggaaaaggagaacgTTGCTGCCCAGAGGGACAAGAAATCCAGTCGGATTCGCCAGGCTCTGCTGGACAGTGAGGACAGTGACACTGGTGACCAGCTACAGACTGAAAACCTGGAAACAGGCAGGATGCCTGCCTTGGCTCAgggtgagctgggagaggagagaccCCTAAAATCTGGGAAAAATTACAGGAAACACAAACACGATGTTGAAgaggaggcagaaagaaaagctgtaggGAAAtcaagaagaaggaaggagaaggaaaaaagaatggaGGTCCTTAAACAGCcgaaaaaagaaaagaagcctGGGAcagag GTGGATGGTGGTAAGAGGTTTCCCTTCAATGACAGTGGATGTCTTCTGGATGACAAAGAGCTCTTTGATAATGGCTTAGAAGAGGAGGATGATCACCCCCCCGAGGATGAGGAGTCCCTGGAATCCATACGagcagcagtgaaaaacaaagtgaaaaagcaCAAG AACAAGGAACGTTTTTTGGAGAGTGAAGGCTACAAACATGTatttgaggaggaggatgaggagccTGTACTAAAAGAACCAAAGAGGAAG GAGCGGAAGGCAGCAAGGTTAAGTAAAGAGGCCATTAAACAACTGCACAGTGAGACCCAGCGACTCATTAGAG AATCATCCGTGTCTCTCccataccatgtgcctgagacaAAAACCATCCACGACTTCTACAGGCGCAGACCTCGACCAGCCTGCCAAGGAAGTGCCATGGCCTTGCTCAA GTCCTCAAAATACCAGCTGCCCCTAAATGAGGAATCTGCAGCCACTGGGAACTTGAGCAGGGATTGCAAAGAggggccagtggaaggtgatcaatcagcagctgctgaacCAGAAAGGAGCCTTGGCAGAGATGTTGATGCTGCTGTGAATGAGCCtcttgctgctgtggggaagaaCTTGCCAGAGGACTGTGCTGAGCAGCCCAGGCAGGATAATGAGGGTTCCTGTGCAGTTGGGACTGTAGCAACTGGTGATaacacagaggagcagcagctctccaaCCTCCTGAGCACTGACGGTGGTGAGCAAAAGGAGAGTGAAATTCCTCTAGCAGCTGGAGATGCCCTGGAGCAAAGAGGCCAAACAGCACCAGATGTACCAGGTGAAACCAACAGTCACCAGGCAGGGCCTGGATTGGTGGCACAGCCTGAAAAAGTGAGGAAATCCAAGCTGGATAAACTTCGGGAGCTGGGAATAGACCTGTCCATCAAACCAAGAATCTGCTCTGACAACGAATCCTTCATAAACCTCGATGAAGCTGATTCAAACAAAG AACTAGAAGCCCTGAAAGCACGTTTCTTGAAGCACACCCTCAGAACATCAAAATCCAAACCAGAACGGGCCATAAACATGAACATCATCCGTAAGGAGACAACATCTGATGGGAAGGAGGAACTGAGAGCAGATGTGGTGCCAGCAGTGTTGGCTGCAGAGAGCCTGGAGGAAATGGCCCACACAAAGCCAG GGGAGAAGCTCCAGGCCCTGAAGGCCAAGCTGCAGGAGGCCATGAAGCTCCGCAGGACCGAGGAGCGGCAGAAGCGGCAGGCGCTGTTCAAACTGGATAACGAGGagatgctggaggaggaggaggaggaggaggaagagatgaCAGATGagtctgaggaggaggaagaaggtgaCCACGAG GAGTCAGAATTTCTGCTTGATGAAGCAGAGGAAGATAATGAAGATACAGAAGGGAAACACGTTGAAGATGGTGATAAAGAAACGGACAAAGAATCAGTTGAtggagaaaagctggagaaatcTGAGCACTGTGATTCTGTTCTAAAACATCCTTCAACAGAGTCTACATTGATGCTTTTTAAGGACAGCTCCTCAAAAATGGG GTATTCTCTTCCTGATGAGAAACTGGAAATGGAAGAAGCTGCAGACAAAGGCTCTACCAAGTTAG aggATGATGATTCATTTTCTCTGCCAACACTGGCAAAGGACAACAGCCACAACAGCAGCTTTGAGTTCATTGGCTCCATGATCCCGTCCTACCAGCCCTGTAACAAACAGGCCTCCAGGGGAGGGACCttcttccctgcagcaggagggttCAGGTCACCCTCCCCAGGCTTCTTCAAAACAAGCTTCATCAGCTCTGCTTCCAAG AGCTCAGGAAAGACATCTGAGCCCTCCCTTCCCATAGAAGATTCCCAGGACCTGTATAATGCCTCTCCTGAGCCCAAGAGTTTGTTTCCAGGGGCTGGGGAGTCTCGGTTTCAATTTTCCCTGGAAGATGACACTCAGAGCCAGCTGCTTGATGCAGATGG GTTCTTGAATGTTGGACAACACAGGAATAAATACCAGTCCTCCAAGCATCAGCTGCCCCTGGCAAGCATGGATGAGAATGCCATGGATGCCAACATGGATGAGTTGCTGGACCTGTGCTCTGGACAGTTCAGCAGCCAAGCTGAGCATGTGCCaaaccccagcagcagcaaaaagcagaacATGGAAGAACTGCTCAATCTTTGTTCAGGAAAATTCGTGTCTCAGA GTTCTCCCACATGGGCTTCTTCGGTGtcttccaaagcagaaaaagacagTGACATAGAAGATCCAATGGCAGAGGCTCTGGAGCTCTGTTCAGGCTCCTTTCCCACAGACAG ggaagaggaagaggaggaggaacaagAAGAACTTGATGGTTTTCAGCTCTTAACAGATGAAGATGCCTTTGCAAGTGAAGAG GACGAAAAAGATGGAGACAGTGCTActgaagaagcagaaacaaGCGACGAAGAGGAAGCAGTGCTGAGACATAGACAGGGCTTGAAGAAGAAACT AAAACTGCGGGATTTCATggaagaggaggcagagctgtcGGGGAGTGACGTGGGAAGCGAGGATGAGTACGATGGCGAGGACCTGAACGAGTACGAGGAGGAGCTGATCGACGAGGAGCTGCCCAGTGAAGTGGAATTAGGAAACCAAATACATAAACTGCACAT gaaggcCATGCTGGATGACGACAAGCGCCAGCTCCGCCTGTACCAGGAGAGGTACCTGCCTGATGGGGACCTGCACAGCGACGGCCCGGGCAGGACCAGGAGGTTCCGCTGGAAAAACATCG ATTTTGCCTCACAGATGGACTTGTTCCAGGGAGACTCAGATAATGACGAGGACAATGAGCAGTTTGATGAGACAGAAGTGAAGTGGAGGAAGGAGCGATTCGAGCGAGAGCAGTGGCTTCGTGAGCAG aaggaaaaaaacaaagagcaggaggaggaagaggaagaaattggTGAAGACAGTGAATTCATGAAACTAGCAAAAAAAGTGACTGCCAAGTCCCTGCAGAAGAAAG ccagcccagcagtggTGGCACGGGACACTGCCCTGTTACCCAGGAACCCCTTTGAAGCATTCAGACCTGCCAGTGACAGCCAG ATAAAAAATGGGTCTCTCTTGAAGAGACCTAAAGCTGTCCTTCAGAAACTGGCAGCAATGTCAGATCTGAATCCAAATGCCCCTCGAAATTCAAGGAATTTTGTCTTTCATACACTTTCCCCAGAGAAGAGtgaagaagcaaaagagaaatcaaaaccTCAG GTGAAGAAGAGAGGCCCTTCTGCAGTGGTGACATCACTGGCCAAGCGGCCCAGGGTGGAGAGCACAGAGGAAACCAGTCAGAGCAGAAGCATCTTCCAGTTCTTGGAGAGCTGA
- the CLSPN gene encoding claspin isoform X2, translating into MAAAPGVATAVDLAELPLADLNPDLQKALDSDSDSGQGSCETGQGSASCEDRDSEEEIFVRKKGKSKKVLQDSESEDGEERGSSLQEETLGGDKENGEEKENVAAQRDKKSSRIRQALLDSEDSDTGDQLQTENLETGRMPALAQGELGEERPLKSGKNYRKHKHDVEEEAERKAVGKSRRRKEKEKRMEVLKQPKKEKKPGTEVDGGKRFPFNDSGCLLDDKELFDNGLEEEDDHPPEDEESLESIRAAVKNKVKKHKNKERFLESEGYKHVFEEEDEEPVLKEPKRKERKAARLSKEAIKQLHSETQRLIRESSVSLPYHVPETKTIHDFYRRRPRPACQGSAMALLKSSKYQLPLNEESAATGNLSRDCKEGPVEGDQSAAAEPERSLGRDVDAAVNEPLAAVGKNLPEDCAEQPRQDNEGSCAVGTVATGDNTEEQQLSNLLSTDGGEQKESEIPLAAGDALEQRGQTAPDVPGETNSHQAGPGLVAQPEKVRKSKLDKLRELGIDLSIKPRICSDNESFINLDEADSNKELEALKARFLKHTLRTSKSKPERAINMNIIRKETTSDGKEELRADVVPAVLAAESLEEMAHTKPGEKLQALKAKLQEAMKLRRTEERQKRQALFKLDNEEMLEEEEEEEEEMTDESEEEEEGDHEESEFLLDEAEEDNEDTEGKHVEDGDKETDKESVDGEKLEKSEHCDSVLKHPSTESTLMLFKDSSSKMGYSLPDEKLEMEEAADKGSTKLEDDDSFSLPTLAKDNSHNSSFEFIGSMIPSYQPCNKQASRGGTFFPAAGGFRSPSPGFFKTSFISSASKSSGKTSEPSLPIEDSQDLYNASPEPKSLFPGAGESRFQFSLEDDTQSQLLDADGFLNVGQHRNKYQSSKHQLPLASMDENAMDANMDELLDLCSGQFSSQAEHVPNPSSSKKQNMEELLNLCSGKFVSQTGSPTWASSVSSKAEKDSDIEDPMAEALELCSGSFPTDREEEEEEEQEELDGFQLLTDEDAFASEEDEKDGDSATEEAETSDEEEAVLRHRQGLKKKLKLRDFMEEEAELSGSDVGSEDEYDGEDLNEYEEELIDEELPSEVELGNQIHKLHMKAMLDDDKRQLRLYQERYLPDGDLHSDGPGRTRRFRWKNIDFASQMDLFQGDSDNDEDNEQFDETEVKWRKERFEREQWLREQKEKNKEQEEEEEEIGEDSEFMKLAKKVTAKSLQKKASPAVVARDTALLPRNPFEAFRPASDSQIKNGSLLKRPKAVLQKLAAMSDLNPNAPRNSRNFVFHTLSPEKSEEAKEKSKPQVKKRGPSAVVTSLAKRPRVESTEETSQSRSIFQFLES; encoded by the exons ATTCAGAGGAAGAGATTTTTGTAcgtaagaaaggaaaaagcaagaagGTGCTCCAGGACAGTGAGAGTGAAGATGGAGAGGAGAGAGGCTCGTCCCTGCAGGAGGAGACTCTGGGTGGAGACAAGGaaaatggggaggaaaaggagaacgTTGCTGCCCAGAGGGACAAGAAATCCAGTCGGATTCGCCAGGCTCTGCTGGACAGTGAGGACAGTGACACTGGTGACCAGCTACAGACTGAAAACCTGGAAACAGGCAGGATGCCTGCCTTGGCTCAgggtgagctgggagaggagagaccCCTAAAATCTGGGAAAAATTACAGGAAACACAAACACGATGTTGAAgaggaggcagaaagaaaagctgtaggGAAAtcaagaagaaggaaggagaaggaaaaaagaatggaGGTCCTTAAACAGCcgaaaaaagaaaagaagcctGGGAcagag GTGGATGGTGGTAAGAGGTTTCCCTTCAATGACAGTGGATGTCTTCTGGATGACAAAGAGCTCTTTGATAATGGCTTAGAAGAGGAGGATGATCACCCCCCCGAGGATGAGGAGTCCCTGGAATCCATACGagcagcagtgaaaaacaaagtgaaaaagcaCAAG AACAAGGAACGTTTTTTGGAGAGTGAAGGCTACAAACATGTatttgaggaggaggatgaggagccTGTACTAAAAGAACCAAAGAGGAAG GAGCGGAAGGCAGCAAGGTTAAGTAAAGAGGCCATTAAACAACTGCACAGTGAGACCCAGCGACTCATTAGAG AATCATCCGTGTCTCTCccataccatgtgcctgagacaAAAACCATCCACGACTTCTACAGGCGCAGACCTCGACCAGCCTGCCAAGGAAGTGCCATGGCCTTGCTCAA GTCCTCAAAATACCAGCTGCCCCTAAATGAGGAATCTGCAGCCACTGGGAACTTGAGCAGGGATTGCAAAGAggggccagtggaaggtgatcaatcagcagctgctgaacCAGAAAGGAGCCTTGGCAGAGATGTTGATGCTGCTGTGAATGAGCCtcttgctgctgtggggaagaaCTTGCCAGAGGACTGTGCTGAGCAGCCCAGGCAGGATAATGAGGGTTCCTGTGCAGTTGGGACTGTAGCAACTGGTGATaacacagaggagcagcagctctccaaCCTCCTGAGCACTGACGGTGGTGAGCAAAAGGAGAGTGAAATTCCTCTAGCAGCTGGAGATGCCCTGGAGCAAAGAGGCCAAACAGCACCAGATGTACCAGGTGAAACCAACAGTCACCAGGCAGGGCCTGGATTGGTGGCACAGCCTGAAAAAGTGAGGAAATCCAAGCTGGATAAACTTCGGGAGCTGGGAATAGACCTGTCCATCAAACCAAGAATCTGCTCTGACAACGAATCCTTCATAAACCTCGATGAAGCTGATTCAAACAAAG AACTAGAAGCCCTGAAAGCACGTTTCTTGAAGCACACCCTCAGAACATCAAAATCCAAACCAGAACGGGCCATAAACATGAACATCATCCGTAAGGAGACAACATCTGATGGGAAGGAGGAACTGAGAGCAGATGTGGTGCCAGCAGTGTTGGCTGCAGAGAGCCTGGAGGAAATGGCCCACACAAAGCCAG GGGAGAAGCTCCAGGCCCTGAAGGCCAAGCTGCAGGAGGCCATGAAGCTCCGCAGGACCGAGGAGCGGCAGAAGCGGCAGGCGCTGTTCAAACTGGATAACGAGGagatgctggaggaggaggaggaggaggaggaagagatgaCAGATGagtctgaggaggaggaagaaggtgaCCACGAG GAGTCAGAATTTCTGCTTGATGAAGCAGAGGAAGATAATGAAGATACAGAAGGGAAACACGTTGAAGATGGTGATAAAGAAACGGACAAAGAATCAGTTGAtggagaaaagctggagaaatcTGAGCACTGTGATTCTGTTCTAAAACATCCTTCAACAGAGTCTACATTGATGCTTTTTAAGGACAGCTCCTCAAAAATGGG GTATTCTCTTCCTGATGAGAAACTGGAAATGGAAGAAGCTGCAGACAAAGGCTCTACCAAGTTAG aggATGATGATTCATTTTCTCTGCCAACACTGGCAAAGGACAACAGCCACAACAGCAGCTTTGAGTTCATTGGCTCCATGATCCCGTCCTACCAGCCCTGTAACAAACAGGCCTCCAGGGGAGGGACCttcttccctgcagcaggagggttCAGGTCACCCTCCCCAGGCTTCTTCAAAACAAGCTTCATCAGCTCTGCTTCCAAG AGCTCAGGAAAGACATCTGAGCCCTCCCTTCCCATAGAAGATTCCCAGGACCTGTATAATGCCTCTCCTGAGCCCAAGAGTTTGTTTCCAGGGGCTGGGGAGTCTCGGTTTCAATTTTCCCTGGAAGATGACACTCAGAGCCAGCTGCTTGATGCAGATGG GTTCTTGAATGTTGGACAACACAGGAATAAATACCAGTCCTCCAAGCATCAGCTGCCCCTGGCAAGCATGGATGAGAATGCCATGGATGCCAACATGGATGAGTTGCTGGACCTGTGCTCTGGACAGTTCAGCAGCCAAGCTGAGCATGTGCCaaaccccagcagcagcaaaaagcagaacATGGAAGAACTGCTCAATCTTTGTTCAGGAAAATTCGTGTCTCAGA CAGGTTCTCCCACATGGGCTTCTTCGGTGtcttccaaagcagaaaaagacagTGACATAGAAGATCCAATGGCAGAGGCTCTGGAGCTCTGTTCAGGCTCCTTTCCCACAGACAG ggaagaggaagaggaggaggaacaagAAGAACTTGATGGTTTTCAGCTCTTAACAGATGAAGATGCCTTTGCAAGTGAAGAG GACGAAAAAGATGGAGACAGTGCTActgaagaagcagaaacaaGCGACGAAGAGGAAGCAGTGCTGAGACATAGACAGGGCTTGAAGAAGAAACT AAAACTGCGGGATTTCATggaagaggaggcagagctgtcGGGGAGTGACGTGGGAAGCGAGGATGAGTACGATGGCGAGGACCTGAACGAGTACGAGGAGGAGCTGATCGACGAGGAGCTGCCCAGTGAAGTGGAATTAGGAAACCAAATACATAAACTGCACAT gaaggcCATGCTGGATGACGACAAGCGCCAGCTCCGCCTGTACCAGGAGAGGTACCTGCCTGATGGGGACCTGCACAGCGACGGCCCGGGCAGGACCAGGAGGTTCCGCTGGAAAAACATCG ATTTTGCCTCACAGATGGACTTGTTCCAGGGAGACTCAGATAATGACGAGGACAATGAGCAGTTTGATGAGACAGAAGTGAAGTGGAGGAAGGAGCGATTCGAGCGAGAGCAGTGGCTTCGTGAGCAG aaggaaaaaaacaaagagcaggaggaggaagaggaagaaattggTGAAGACAGTGAATTCATGAAACTAGCAAAAAAAGTGACTGCCAAGTCCCTGCAGAAGAAAG ccagcccagcagtggTGGCACGGGACACTGCCCTGTTACCCAGGAACCCCTTTGAAGCATTCAGACCTGCCAGTGACAGCCAG ATAAAAAATGGGTCTCTCTTGAAGAGACCTAAAGCTGTCCTTCAGAAACTGGCAGCAATGTCAGATCTGAATCCAAATGCCCCTCGAAATTCAAGGAATTTTGTCTTTCATACACTTTCCCCAGAGAAGAGtgaagaagcaaaagagaaatcaaaaccTCAG GTGAAGAAGAGAGGCCCTTCTGCAGTGGTGACATCACTGGCCAAGCGGCCCAGGGTGGAGAGCACAGAGGAAACCAGTCAGAGCAGAAGCATCTTCCAGTTCTTGGAGAGCTGA